Proteins from one Coturnix japonica isolate 7356 chromosome 5, Coturnix japonica 2.1, whole genome shotgun sequence genomic window:
- the LOC107315174 gene encoding uncharacterized protein LOC107315174, giving the protein MNSMDLAASYFKRERLGGDGGDLINAMCPGNRKGNRNASGCASPSPPADFSSAFSLLSGADSLSIVSAPPSPFCRGGLTHSQLQRRSEQAGRRSAWPGAQRVTSPPGLCPAGEWEGVECYSPQPSVLLLGEGLVPSPTWTRGGSAKVGAQVAWRSVGGSVREKKSEGETSPHLLASLRGIAVSGLHAPVMEPPRSESLRRARPPAQSGAGAAQSRGASRCPRQRDGISLKSSLCLQLPAGPEG; this is encoded by the coding sequence atgaatagcaTGGATTTGGCTGCGAGTTACTTTAAGAGAGAGAGgctgggaggggatggaggagaCCTGATCAATGCCATGTGTCCAGGAAACCGAAAAGGCAACCGAAATGCCTCGGGGTGTGCTTCCCCCTCACCTCCAGCTGATTTTAGCTCAGCCTTTTCGCTCCTTTCAGGAGCTGATTCACTCTCCATTGTCTCCgcacctccctctcccttctgtAGGGGAGGGCTGACTCACTCCCAGCTTCAGAGGCGTTCCGAGCAGGCGGGTCGCAGGTCAGCCTGGCCCGGTGCTCAGCGCGTAACTTCGCCCCCGGGTCTCTGTCCTGCGGGGGAGTGGGAGGGCGTCGAGTGTTACAGCCCCCAGCCGAGCGTGCTGCTTCTCGGAGAGGGACTTGTGCCCTCACCTACGTGGACACGGGGAGGAAGTGCGAAAGTGGGAGCGCAGGTAGCTTGGCGTTCCGTAGGGGGCTcggtgagggaaaaaaaatctgagggGGAGACATCACCTCATCTCCTAGCTTCCCTGAGAGGAATTGCTGTCTCGGGGCTCCACGCCCCCGTTATGGAGCCTCCACGCTCCGAGTCCCTACGCAGGGCTCGGCCACCTGCACAGAGCGGGGCTGGCGCGGCTCAGAGCCGCGGGGCTAGTCGCTGTCCCCGGCAAAGAGACGGAATCTCTCTGAAGTCGAgtctctgcctgcagctcccagctggtCCCGAGGGATGA